In the Sebastes fasciatus isolate fSebFas1 chromosome 12, fSebFas1.pri, whole genome shotgun sequence genome, TTCATTCAGTAGACTGTTAAGATATCTCAGTCTTCTTGACTGAATTTTCTCCAAAAGTGTCAGACTTGTGTCTCTGTCCCTCCTCTATAGACACATTTATAGTTCTCCATAAATCAAATCATTGCTATTTTTCATCTGTCCTCGGACTTTCCCTCCTTTCTCCCCGTCACCTGACTGCCGCGCCCATCCACACACCTGTTCCCACTTCCCTCATCAGCTCtgcctcaccctcctcctcacctgcagATCATTCCCTCGTTCAGCCTCTCTCCACATAtcagctcctcctctctccctgaaCCTTTCACACAtcctgagagcagacagagacacactgatGGAATTTGTGATATAGGGTCATCGGCAGTTTCCTGCTGTGAACTGACTGACTGTTGGTTGACATTGAATTTCTCCTGTTTTCAAGGGTGAATTTCTGACACCCCTTGAACGTAACATGAGAACTGTGTGTGTCTTAATGGTGTGTGCTTCTATCCACATCAACACAGTTTCTgtaacaagacatttgaaaccATCTCAGCATCCTTACACTGGACATCCAGGTGAACCTCAGTAGAGTTAATCAGGTCGACGCCCCCCCGGCTGATGTTATTCCAGGCCTGACAGTAGTACGGTCCACTGTGTCTGGGCTGGACGGCAGAGATGGTGTGATTCTGTCCTGAACTGATGAAGCGTCCGTCTTTATACAGGTTGTATCCACTGTGGGTCACAGGAGGGTTGGCATCACTGCTGCAGGTCAAAGTCACCGGACTTCCTTTGATGACTGACGGACTCACTGACAACGTGACTTTGCTGGGAGCATCTGATTGAGAGAAGAGCAGGATGTTAACAAACAAACCTCGATCATTATCAGTGGATCACAATGAATAGTAGAGTTTACTTGGAAAATAAAGATACAAGGATGTCACTCCATGAAGCAAGAATGACATTAAAAGATATTTCTTATAATTTGACTCTAGTTGGAGGTTAATGCACCAAAAGCAAATGTTTCTGTCATCATTCATCTACACACAGCCAAAACATCAGAGTGTTTAGGGTGACTTTTAGGCTTCAAAATAACTGAGAAACAGGAACATTTCATaacaactttgattttttttgtagtgTTATTCATGTACTTACATTGAACATTCAGAGCCACGGAGGCAGATCTGACCGTCTCTTGTTCTAGGACGGCACAGTGGTACCTCCCAGTATCCTCTCTGCCGGCCTGGAAGACTGGCTTTGGTACCCGTTGTCCATCTCTGAACCAGACGATGTTTATAGGCGTAGGACAACCTGACACACAGTCCAGACTGACATCGTCTCCCTCTGTCACAGCGCTCGGCTGGACAGCAGCGGTCAACTCTGATTCAGAAACAGGAGTTGATTAATTTcactaaaacatatttaattcaACGAGGAATTCACCATTATTTAGTTATTACCTCTTACGGACAGATGAGCAGGTATTTGACTTCTCCATCTGTTGAGTGTCGTCACAAAATGAAAGAAGTATTCTCCTTCATCGGTGTGTTGGACATCGTTGACCAGCAGATTACAGTCGCTCCAGTAGTTGCCCACATATTTAAAGTGGTGTGGGGGTGTAGggagctgtgagaggagaaacTTCTCCCATTCGCCAGACACATACAGGGCTTTAGACCAGCCGGCTGAGGTCACAATATGACCTAAAGGATAGTCATACTGGCACTTAATAACTATTGATGTCCCTCTCAGAGCACACTGATCCTCGGGGGTCACCCTCCAGGATCCGCTCCACACGCCTTtgggcaaaaataaaaaaagacactaTCAAATTGTTAAATGTTAGATTTAGCTGTAGCTATTTATCCCCACTGTATTTGGTCATAAGATCCATAAAATACCCAAATTAGATGGTATGAAATGTATTAAAAGTCAGTTGTATAATCATTTTATTGCAGTTTTTCTATACATTAATTTAAAGAATATGTTTCCTTACCTGGCATTATTACCAGAATAATCACAATCAAACTCTCCATTGTTAAATTCAACCTGCAACATCAGGACTTAGATTAATATTCAGTCTGTTTACAGCAGAGAACAatgtcaaaaacacattttatgtaAATTAAAGTTAATTGTACTCACCAACACCAACTAAAGCGTGCTGACTTATTGTGGATTTTGTGGAGTGAAAAGCAGAAGTGGGAGGGTGTCCCCTCCCTGCTTCCTCTCATCACATCGTCATCACATTCACAGTGCTCGTTATATGAAGTTAGAAAGCCTCATATACAGTAATAGGACCTGGATCTGAACACACATAGACAGTACACTACATGCTCAGGATCCAGCAGAGCACACAGCCGTCACCCTGCAAAGCAGCACCTGCAGTTTCCTCGCGCCATGTGTCTTCAAATGTCCCCGGGTGTCTGAAGGACATGAATGATGGGCATCAAACATATTGTACTGCCATGTGAGTCAAATAGTGACTTAATAGTGTGATGGTGCAATGAAACATTAAATGCAAAGGATAGATGGTTTCATCCTGAAGTGTAGATGGCCTGTTCGGCGACAAATACCgtcgctttgtcacggccgtcggcgttcgatactGCTGCGAAGGTGCCTTTTGTGGTTGATGTATGAtagagagcgaaagagacatacattaggtggatgggtccaataaacacaaggctttcatccaggagaccgtgTTTGtatcccgtgcgtcacgtttcACTTTACGATCAGCTGTTCGTtgatgtcccgtgttcacaacgtcaagtcacatttttacTATACAAATGCAGTCAtattaagcccaaccatgttgttttttcctaaacctagctaagcGGCactgttgcctgaacctaagcgtgtttttgtttgtcttttaacATTTGTACTTCAAGGTTTCACCTCTTTTACCCCtttatttaagtgttttttttaaggtgtttttacgtgtttttttttagtctgtgatgatgtatgtgtatattgcgTTATGTGATgagctgttgttgttattgctACTGCAGCAAAACCAATTGCCTCTCGGGAACAAATAAAGGTGTTGAAtcttaattcacaacattaagcacgtgttactgcgaccaaaaagtgatgccaagggttCTGAcgaagcgtcagtatgtgatgagttggtgTTGCGATGGCTCCTCGGACCTCCACAGGATTTGTGTGTTTGAGCTCCTTACAGGCTGAATGTCCATGTGAGGAAGATCCGTAGGAATTATATTCCTTATATCTTGCACCTTCAAGCAAACTCTACTAGGTGTGACTGCTTTGTGATCTGACTGCAGGGATTTATAAACTCAGTTTCTTAAAACTCTCTTAAATCTCCTGTTTGTCTTAGGACACGGTGGGGGTTTAGAGGTCAGCTCCACTGAAGGGTTCTTAGTTGAAAGCCAGTTTTAATCTGGGACACAGGGAtcaaaacagaaaacatgtgGCCGACATGTCACAAACAGCTGGTCCCACATCGTCATCGCCAGCATGGTCTGTCCTTGTCCACAGGGGGGTGTTACTGGACCGTGCACCCGACAATGCAAATCACTGGAGGGTTACAATAagaaacttattattatttgacCATGCCTCTTTGATCGAAACGTTGCTTTTATAAATGAAATTGCTTGGAGCTATCAGTGTCAGTAAAGTGTGCAGGTTTGTCGTCTGTTTTTTGCCTCTAATATCATGAACCATTAGTGTAGACTTTTTATTGTCTTGTCATAACTTTAAGCACATTACCCCAACCAAATATATCTACTGCAGCTCCATATCAAGAGAGGAAATGTCACAATAAGTACATGATATATGCACTATTATTGCACCAAACATTTCCTCTTGCAGCACCAAGTGGGTTAGAGAGCAAGATCTCAGGAATAAAAGTTATTGCTTTAGTACAGACTGTGATGTTGAGTGATATGTAATGCAAGAAGAAGTGAACAAGTTGTGAAAGAAAAAATAGTGCAATCCACTGTCCCACATTTGTAATCAGAATGGATGAAAGAGTTAATCAAACAAGCagaatgaatatatatttttgtgggAGTAAACTTCTTTGCAGACCCCAGAATGCTCCCACATTTCTTCTTAGTGTTACATTCAAAGATGAGCCAGAAGTATTACagtgtatttcttttttcagttttaaatgaTGGTGTGGTGAAAGCCCCTAGATGACAGCTTAGGAACATTTAGGGCAACAACACTGCTGCCTGCAAGCTGCTCTCTGGAGATATTTTGTTCTCAGTGGCATCTTTCTATTTCTGATAGAACACAAGTGTCAACCAGCAGGAAAAAGACATCTAAATTATGCCAATATAGATTTTAATCTATGTCTTTTAAATATGCCTACTTACTGTAGAAATATTGAGAAAGGAGACTTCTTTGAAGTGACATGCTGAGaggatttttccatttttaaaagtaAGTATATAGTATTAACTCCAGCAACAGCTTtaaatgtgatgtgatgtgtacAAATACTGCATAtgttaacagttttttttccaaaatgagcGAGAAATCAAAAGTGCCCTCATAGTAGAGAAAAAGATAATCTACAACAGAAGTGGTTCCCTACCTGGGGAATGAATGTGAGGGGTCACACAACGATTAAAGGAATTAAAATAACTGAAGGActaaaagggaaaaataaatattttctattatacacaaattttccttttttttccatatttttcttgtttttttcttttttctttggaAATACTGGATACATTCACCTCTCCAGGCAATCCAAACAATCTACGATGGAAAAAAATCTTCTTTGGTTGAACTGCTCCTAACTAAGGCCATAACCTGTGGTGAAGGGTCACACATGCCTCATTTGAAGGGGTCACAAGACTAAAAGGTCAGGAACCAATGCAGTACAAAGCACTCATTAGACTGTAATAATTAGTACAATTATTAATGATTATGCACTTGTTAAGATATCTTATAGACTGAATTTTCTCCAAAAGTGTCACACTTGTGTCTCTATTTCCCTCCTCTATAGACACATTTCTAGTTCTCAATGAATCAAATCATTGCTATTTTTCATCTGTCCTCGGACTTTCCCTCCTTTCTCCCTGTCACCTGACTGCCGCGCCCATCCACACACCTGTTCCCACTTCCCTCATCAGCTCtgcctcaccctcctcctcacctgcagATCATTCCCTCGTCAGCCTTTCTCCACATATtagctcctcctctctccctgaaCCTTTCACACATCCTGATcgcagatggacagacagacacactgcaGCAATATTAAAACGggaaaagacaaaagaaaagagtTAGCAGGagatttttctttaaatttgaCACACAAATTAGTAGAGTGGATTTACCACAGAATACAAACAAAGTGCATGCTGCTGTTTTTGATAACGTCTTTATTgccagtgtttttcttttgttagcAGTGCTTGCTAAATAACCAAACATGGTTCACTGTCAGGACTCCAAGTGTCATTTTACATCTTCAGCATACCAAAACAGACCAGTTGCACTGAAATGAAAGAAGATATTGAGTTAACAACAAGTTTGGTTGATTTGATGCTTTTCACAAAGActgaaacaaagagagaaaacaaaaatcagATTTTCTTAATGAGCAGAGCTGTTAATTGTTTGTGAGCTGCAACCATTGCAACATACATTCAAGCTACAGGACTTTgttagttttatttttcttcagtGTAACAAACTACaacatgtcattttttattGCATTACTGTTGGCTTTGCTTACTCTACGTAAAAATGGAAAGATTGATTAATTGGAAGTTATATCAACTGAATAAATGTTGCAGCCTCAGCAATCAAAATAAGCCTGTAAATTCATGTCAAATATTACatattctttattctttattagaTGTCAAATCATTTTCTAAAGGTTTCTTCCACTAATATGTCTTTGAGCGTCATTTTTATTGGAGACAATTATGTTTGAATACAAATCACTTTTCAGTGGTGAGAGGATGCACATGATGCTGTAGCATCATCTATTTACTTGTATTT is a window encoding:
- the LOC141779772 gene encoding B-cell receptor CD22-like isoform X2 — protein: MESLIVIILVIMPGVWSGSWRVTPEDQCALRGTSIVIKCQYDYPLGHIVTSAGWSKALYVSGEWEKFLLSQLPTPPHHFKYVGNYWSDCNLLVNDVQHTDEGEYFFHFVTTLNRWRSQIPAHLSVRELTAAVQPSAVTEGDDVSLDCVSGCPTPINIVWFRDGQRVPKPVFQAGREDTGRYHCAVLEQETVRSASVALNVQYAPSKVTLSVSPSVIKGSPVTLTCSSDANPPVTHSGYNLYKDGRFISSGQNHTISAVQPRHSGPYYCQAWNNISRGGVDLINSTEVHLDVQYGPENISISVEPPHVVEGSSVNLTCSSAANPAADSYTWYRVSSGSMLQVGSGQVLSLPSVDMSHAGLYLCRAGNQLGGNNSTEVLLAVKEKNRGRRSLPILAGVGVSIFVTLLLLFWLKQRTRAEKKTVYDFRLSGRGSSSSASGDPSNRVYDNIHSLPPSSPPAQDITPHSQRRSHPEPDDATSYEDEVTYSTVTIKPRNLRPPHLIHNSWSRACGHDDSVIYTSLAQSS
- the LOC141779772 gene encoding B-cell receptor CD22-like isoform X1, with protein sequence MESLIVIILVIMPGVWSGSWRVTPEDQCALRGTSIVIKCQYDYPLGHIVTSAGWSKALYVSGEWEKFLLSQLPTPPHHFKYVGNYWSDCNLLVNDVQHTDEGEYFFHFVTTLNRWRSQIPAHLSVRELTAAVQPSAVTEGDDVSLDCVSGCPTPINIVWFRDGQRVPKPVFQAGREDTGRYHCAVLEQETVRSASVALNVQYAPSKVTLSVSPSVIKGSPVTLTCSSDANPPVTHSGYNLYKDGRFISSGQNHTISAVQPRHSGPYYCQAWNNISRGGVDLINSTEVHLDVQYGPENISISVEPPHVVEGSSVNLTCSSAANPAADSYTWYRVSSGSMLQVGSGQVLSLPSVDMSHAGLYLCRAGNQLGGNNSTEVLLAVKEKNRGRRSLPILAGVGVSIFVTLLLLFWLKQRTRAEKKQTVYDFRLSGRGSSSSASGDPSNRVYDNIHSLPPSSPPAQDITPHSQRRSHPEPDDATSYEDEVTYSTVTIKPRNLRPPHLIHNSWSRACGHDDSVIYTSLAQSS